The following are encoded together in the Brassica napus cultivar Da-Ae chromosome A9, Da-Ae, whole genome shotgun sequence genome:
- the LOC106360972 gene encoding uncharacterized protein LOC106360972 isoform X2 — protein MTEPERLGGISLSFPANEDDSATASSPKTLPRRLRRRLLEPRSPVSAEEIDSRLRDADLRRQHYYESLSTKARPKTRSPRSAPIEELSQRLQSKLNAAQQKRLSILEKDLARLAKLDEARQAAKNGLLQRVEKQRDELETKVEERVQKAEKNRMLLFKAMAQRRAAKRQRAAQSLMQRAIQDNRYKESVRAAIFQKRAAAESKRMGILEAERRRANTRLRQVFGAASSVQSLKEAERRKMKDRLEERLQRAKKLKAQYLRRRRGLDGARQRSETMRKKQAHLVRMLERCWRRFAKYKKSTIVLARAYRDLGIDAKSIESVPFEQLAIQMNSVAVIRTVKELLDRLEIRLTLSQGSTVKNINHLLKHIFPPARRGNSPSSVSQSEQRSPNFKKMGHENLKKFARYPARIFLCAYMIKQHPDAIFRGRGEHEIALVDSATSLIREFELLVKIILDGPGDNVSLLTPGPKKFKSQLEAFDETWCSYLEGFVVWKINDAKLLENELAKTQKPELPEGSKHTSLNQKPLKVSSPTVRAILTETDGGGVGESKASADSLGQSSSSPGSSSSSPSLNSGIEGISPPNVTGLDATLASENEVIVNEIVHENSSTFADSFDAGTGDLNNLQVKVKETMEKAFWDGVMESMKQSQPDFSWVIKLMNEVRDELCEISPKDWRQEIVQTIDTDVLSQLLAAGNVDMGYLGNILEFSLGILLKLSAPANEEEIRSTHHKLMTELGEIVPTEDQSNSSYAVLMVKGLRFVLQQIQILKKEISKSRLKLLEPLLKGPAGLEYLKKSFSSRYGSPDQAASSLPLTKRWLFSVRGEAEKEWDEHKDALSAVTNNNPGSSGLPSTTMRTGGNVPSVSKVNAPSSAFPGIELSECKGETVDLLVRLGLLKMVSEIGGLTLETIPETFQLNLTRLRAIQSQIQKIILVSISVLILQQTLASHKASDVETITWTCINRLYEMLDAKPDAGLSEIMETFSELLDSGDAETKKQVIANMLVKSLQAGDPVFTRVSQTIYLATRAAVMAGNNTKRKQLVETMLRRIGAASLADKVIEVSDILVLVANVSRSVHGLWYEELLKKPNFN, from the exons ATGACAGAACCAGAACGATTAGGAGGAATCTCCCTGAGTTTTCCTGCGAACGAAGATGATTCCGCGACGGCCTCATCTCCAAAGACTCTTCCCCGGAGGCTCCGCCGCCGTCTTCTCGAGCCGAGAAGCCCCGTCTCCGCCGAAGAGATCGATTCCAGACTCAGAGATGCTGATCTCCGTCGTCAG CATTACTATGAATCACTGTCGACCAAGGCACGACCTAAGACTAGAAGCCCGAGATCGGCACCTATTGAGGAGCTTAGCCAACGACTCCAATCAAAGCTTAATGCTGCTCAACAAAAGAG GTTAAGCATTCTGGAGAAGGATTTAGCTCGTTTAGCGAAGCTAGATGAAGCAAGGCAAGCTGCAAAGAACGGGCTTCTGCAAAGAGTTGAGAAGCAGCGTGATGAGTTGGAGACCAAGGTTGAAGAAAGGGTTCAAAAAGCTGAGAAGAACAGGATGCTTCTGTTTAAAGCCATGGCCCAAAGGAGAGCGGCTAAGAGACAGCGTGCTGCACAGAGCTTGATGCAGAGAGCCATTCAGGATAATAGGTACAAGGAAAGTGTGCGTGCGGCTATTTTTCAGAAAAGAGCAGCTGCGGAGAGTAAACGGATGGGGATTCTTGAAGCCGAGAGGAGGAGAGCCAACACGAGGTTGAGACAGGTTTTTGGAGCTGCTAGTTCTGTGCAGAGTCTAAAGGAAGCTGAAAGAAGGAAAATGAAGGATCGTTTAGAAGAACGACTTCAAAGG GCCAAGAAGCTGAAAGCACAGTATCTGAGGCGAAGGAGAGGCCTTGACGGTGCACGTCAGAGATCAGAAACAATGCGAAAGAAGCAAGCACACCTTGTGAGGATGTTAGAAAG GTGCTGGAGGAGATTTGCAAAGTACAAGAAATCTACTATTGTCTTGGCTAGAGCCTATCGTGATCTGGGGATTGATGCAAAGTCGATTGAGTCAGTGCCGTTTGAGCAGTTGGCCATTCAGATGAACTCTGTTGCTGTAATTCGAACAGTGAAAGAGCTGCTTGATCGTTTGGAGATCCGACTCACTCTATCTCAGGGATCTACTGTGAAGAATATTAATCATCTTCTTAAGCATATCTTTCCACCTGCTCGAAGAGGAAACTCGCCTAGTTCTGTGAGTCAAAGCGAGCAAAGGTCACCTAATTTCAAGAAGATGGGACATGAAAATCTCAAAAAGTTTGCGAGATACCCTGCTAGAATATTTCTTTGTGCCTACATGATCAAACAACATCCTGATGCAATTTTTAGAGGAAGAGGTGAACATGAAATTGCGCTGGTGGATTCTGCAACCTCTCTTATTCGAGAGTTTGAATTGTTAGTGAAGATTATATTGGACGGACCAGGCGACAATGTATCTCTATTAACTCCAGGTCCAAAAAAGTTCAAATCTCAGTTAGAAGCATTTGATGAAACTTGGTGCTCTTACCTGGAAGGATTTGTTGTTTGGAAGATTAACGATGCTAAGCTCTTAGAAAACGAGTTAGCCAAAACTCAAAAGCCAGAGCTCCCTGAGGGGTCCAAACACACTTCTTTAAATCAGAAGCCG cTGAAGGTATCGTCTCCAACTGTTCGGGCCATACTCACCGAAACTGATGGTGGTGGGGTAGGAGAATCTAAAGCATCTGCAGATTCGCTTGGTCAATCTTCATCTTCTCCTGGGTCATCGAGTTCTTCTCCGTCTTTGAACTCTG GAATTGAGGGCATCTCTCCTCCAAATGTGACAGGTTTAGATGCAACGTTGGCTAGTGAGAACGAAGTAATCGTAAATGAAATTGTCCATGAAAATAGCAGTACTTTTGCTGATAGCTTCGATGCTGGCACCGGGGATTTAAACAACCTTCAG GTGAAGGTTAAGGAGACAATGGAAAAGGCCTTCTGGGATGGCGTCATGGAGTCCATGAAACAGTCACAGCCAGATTTCAGCTGGGTTATTAAACTCATGAACGAAGTTAGGGATGAACTCTGTGAGATATCTCCCAAAGATTGGAGACAAGAGATTGTTCAAACTATCGATACAGATGTGCTGTCACAG TTACTGGCTGCGGGAAATGTCGACATGGGTTATCTTGGAAATATTCTAGAGTTCTCCCTTGGCATTTTGCTGAAACTCTCGGCTCCAGCTAACGAAGAGGAAATCAGGAGTACGCACCATAAATTAATGACAGAACTTGGAGAGATAGTTCCAACTGAAGACCAGTCCAATTCGTCATATGCAGTTTTAATGGTCAAGGGATTACGCTTTGTTTTGCAGCAGATCCAG ATTCTGAAGAAGGAAATCAGCAAATCTCGTTTGAAACTCTTGGAGCCACTTCTCAAGGGACCTGCTGGTCTGGAATATCTGAAGAAGTCATTTTCCAGCCGGTATGGTTCCCCAGACCAAGCTGCTTCCTCTCTGCCGTTGACAAAGCGTTGGCTTTTTAGTGTTCGTGGAGAGGCGGAGaaggagtgggatgaacataAAGATGCTCTTTCTGCTGTCACAAATAACAACCCTGGATCATCAGGCCTCCCTTCAACCACCATGCGAACTGGGGGCAATGTCCCCTCTGTCTCAAAAGTCAATGCCCCTTCGTCGGCATTTCCAG GTATTGAACTGTCAGAGTGCAAAGGAGAAACTGTGGATCTTCTTGTTCGTCTTGGCCTCTTAAAAATGGTGAGCGAAATTGGGGGTCTTACTTTAGAAACTATCCCCGAAACATTTCAACTCAACCTCACCAGGCTGAGAGCTATTCAATCCCAAATCCAGAAAATCATTCTAGTCTCCATCAG TGTGTTGATCCTTCAGCAAACACTTGCAAGCCATAAAGCATCTGACGTGGAGACCATTACATGGACCTGCATTAACCGACTCTACGAGATGTTAGATGCGAAACCCGATGCGGGTCTTTCAGAAATCATGGAAACATTCTCCGAGCTTCTTGATTCTGGCGATGCAGAGACGAAGAAACAAGTGATTGCAAACATGCTTGTGAAAAGCTTACAGGCGGGAGACCCAGTGTTCACACGTGTGTCACAGACCATATACCTAGCGACACGAGCCGCAGTTATGGCGGGTAACAACACGAAGAGAAAGCAATTGGTGGAAACAATGCTAAGAAGAATCGGAGCAGCTTCTCTCGCGGACAAGGTGATAGAGGTTTCAGACATTCTGGTTCTCGTGGCGAACGTTTCGCGTAGTGTCCATGGATTGTGGTACGAGGAATTGCTGAAGAAACCGAATTTTAATTGA
- the LOC106359722 gene encoding RING-H2 finger protein ATL39, protein MSYFRRNEGTIVFALASLAFIAFYCINYCFRRCRNRDVALAAGDTEEAVFSPIRPPRGLDAKGVQSIPSFIYTEANGIGPGHGELVCAVCLNEYKEDEMLRLILPCGHVFHVHCVDIWFSYRSTCPICRADVIVDPVY, encoded by the coding sequence ATGTCCTACTTCAGAAGAAACGAAGGAACCATTGTGTTTGCGTTGGCCAGTTTAGCGTTCATAGCGTTTTACTGCATCAATTATTGTTTCCGGCGATGCAGAAATCGAGACGTTGCTTTGGCGGCAGGGGACACCGAGGAGGCTGTATTTAGTCCAATTCGGCCACCGCGAGGGCTTGACGCTAAGGGCGTCCAGTCAATTCCCTCGTTCATTTACACAGAAGCTAATGGGATTGGGCCAGGACATGGCGAGCTAGTATGTGCGGTTTGTCTGAACGAATACAAAGAGGACGAAATGCTGCGTCTAATACTACCTTGCGGACATGTTTTTCATGTTCACTGTGTGGACATATGGTTCTCTTATCGCTCCACGTGTCCTATTTGTCGTGCTGATGTAATTGTTGATCCAGTCTATTAG
- the LOC106360972 gene encoding uncharacterized protein LOC106360972 isoform X1, producing MTEPERLGGISLSFPANEDDSATASSPKTLPRRLRRRLLEPRSPVSAEEIDSRLRDADLRRQHYYESLSTKARPKTRSPRSAPIEELSQRLQSKLNAAQQKRLSILEKDLARLAKLDEARQAAKNGLLQRVEKQRDELETKVEERVQKAEKNRMLLFKAMAQRRAAKRQRAAQSLMQRAIQDNRYKESVRAAIFQKRAAAESKRMGILEAERRRANTRLRQVFGAASSVQSLKEAERRKMKDRLEERLQRAKKLKAQYLRRRRGLDGARQRSETMRKKQAHLVRMLERCWRRFAKYKKSTIVLARAYRDLGIDAKSIESVPFEQLAIQMNSVAVIRTVKELLDRLEIRLTLSQGSTVKNINHLLKHIFPPARRGNSPSSVSQSEQRSPNFKKMGHENLKKFARYPARIFLCAYMIKQHPDAIFRGRGEHEIALVDSATSLIREFELLVKIILDGPGDNVSLLTPGPKKFKSQLEAFDETWCSYLEGFVVWKINDAKLLENELAKTQKPELPEGSKHTSLNQKPLKVSSPTVRAILTETDGGGVGESKASADSLGQSSSSPGSSSSSPSLNSAGIEGISPPNVTGLDATLASENEVIVNEIVHENSSTFADSFDAGTGDLNNLQVKVKETMEKAFWDGVMESMKQSQPDFSWVIKLMNEVRDELCEISPKDWRQEIVQTIDTDVLSQLLAAGNVDMGYLGNILEFSLGILLKLSAPANEEEIRSTHHKLMTELGEIVPTEDQSNSSYAVLMVKGLRFVLQQIQILKKEISKSRLKLLEPLLKGPAGLEYLKKSFSSRYGSPDQAASSLPLTKRWLFSVRGEAEKEWDEHKDALSAVTNNNPGSSGLPSTTMRTGGNVPSVSKVNAPSSAFPGIELSECKGETVDLLVRLGLLKMVSEIGGLTLETIPETFQLNLTRLRAIQSQIQKIILVSISVLILQQTLASHKASDVETITWTCINRLYEMLDAKPDAGLSEIMETFSELLDSGDAETKKQVIANMLVKSLQAGDPVFTRVSQTIYLATRAAVMAGNNTKRKQLVETMLRRIGAASLADKVIEVSDILVLVANVSRSVHGLWYEELLKKPNFN from the exons ATGACAGAACCAGAACGATTAGGAGGAATCTCCCTGAGTTTTCCTGCGAACGAAGATGATTCCGCGACGGCCTCATCTCCAAAGACTCTTCCCCGGAGGCTCCGCCGCCGTCTTCTCGAGCCGAGAAGCCCCGTCTCCGCCGAAGAGATCGATTCCAGACTCAGAGATGCTGATCTCCGTCGTCAG CATTACTATGAATCACTGTCGACCAAGGCACGACCTAAGACTAGAAGCCCGAGATCGGCACCTATTGAGGAGCTTAGCCAACGACTCCAATCAAAGCTTAATGCTGCTCAACAAAAGAG GTTAAGCATTCTGGAGAAGGATTTAGCTCGTTTAGCGAAGCTAGATGAAGCAAGGCAAGCTGCAAAGAACGGGCTTCTGCAAAGAGTTGAGAAGCAGCGTGATGAGTTGGAGACCAAGGTTGAAGAAAGGGTTCAAAAAGCTGAGAAGAACAGGATGCTTCTGTTTAAAGCCATGGCCCAAAGGAGAGCGGCTAAGAGACAGCGTGCTGCACAGAGCTTGATGCAGAGAGCCATTCAGGATAATAGGTACAAGGAAAGTGTGCGTGCGGCTATTTTTCAGAAAAGAGCAGCTGCGGAGAGTAAACGGATGGGGATTCTTGAAGCCGAGAGGAGGAGAGCCAACACGAGGTTGAGACAGGTTTTTGGAGCTGCTAGTTCTGTGCAGAGTCTAAAGGAAGCTGAAAGAAGGAAAATGAAGGATCGTTTAGAAGAACGACTTCAAAGG GCCAAGAAGCTGAAAGCACAGTATCTGAGGCGAAGGAGAGGCCTTGACGGTGCACGTCAGAGATCAGAAACAATGCGAAAGAAGCAAGCACACCTTGTGAGGATGTTAGAAAG GTGCTGGAGGAGATTTGCAAAGTACAAGAAATCTACTATTGTCTTGGCTAGAGCCTATCGTGATCTGGGGATTGATGCAAAGTCGATTGAGTCAGTGCCGTTTGAGCAGTTGGCCATTCAGATGAACTCTGTTGCTGTAATTCGAACAGTGAAAGAGCTGCTTGATCGTTTGGAGATCCGACTCACTCTATCTCAGGGATCTACTGTGAAGAATATTAATCATCTTCTTAAGCATATCTTTCCACCTGCTCGAAGAGGAAACTCGCCTAGTTCTGTGAGTCAAAGCGAGCAAAGGTCACCTAATTTCAAGAAGATGGGACATGAAAATCTCAAAAAGTTTGCGAGATACCCTGCTAGAATATTTCTTTGTGCCTACATGATCAAACAACATCCTGATGCAATTTTTAGAGGAAGAGGTGAACATGAAATTGCGCTGGTGGATTCTGCAACCTCTCTTATTCGAGAGTTTGAATTGTTAGTGAAGATTATATTGGACGGACCAGGCGACAATGTATCTCTATTAACTCCAGGTCCAAAAAAGTTCAAATCTCAGTTAGAAGCATTTGATGAAACTTGGTGCTCTTACCTGGAAGGATTTGTTGTTTGGAAGATTAACGATGCTAAGCTCTTAGAAAACGAGTTAGCCAAAACTCAAAAGCCAGAGCTCCCTGAGGGGTCCAAACACACTTCTTTAAATCAGAAGCCG cTGAAGGTATCGTCTCCAACTGTTCGGGCCATACTCACCGAAACTGATGGTGGTGGGGTAGGAGAATCTAAAGCATCTGCAGATTCGCTTGGTCAATCTTCATCTTCTCCTGGGTCATCGAGTTCTTCTCCGTCTTTGAACTCTG CAGGAATTGAGGGCATCTCTCCTCCAAATGTGACAGGTTTAGATGCAACGTTGGCTAGTGAGAACGAAGTAATCGTAAATGAAATTGTCCATGAAAATAGCAGTACTTTTGCTGATAGCTTCGATGCTGGCACCGGGGATTTAAACAACCTTCAG GTGAAGGTTAAGGAGACAATGGAAAAGGCCTTCTGGGATGGCGTCATGGAGTCCATGAAACAGTCACAGCCAGATTTCAGCTGGGTTATTAAACTCATGAACGAAGTTAGGGATGAACTCTGTGAGATATCTCCCAAAGATTGGAGACAAGAGATTGTTCAAACTATCGATACAGATGTGCTGTCACAG TTACTGGCTGCGGGAAATGTCGACATGGGTTATCTTGGAAATATTCTAGAGTTCTCCCTTGGCATTTTGCTGAAACTCTCGGCTCCAGCTAACGAAGAGGAAATCAGGAGTACGCACCATAAATTAATGACAGAACTTGGAGAGATAGTTCCAACTGAAGACCAGTCCAATTCGTCATATGCAGTTTTAATGGTCAAGGGATTACGCTTTGTTTTGCAGCAGATCCAG ATTCTGAAGAAGGAAATCAGCAAATCTCGTTTGAAACTCTTGGAGCCACTTCTCAAGGGACCTGCTGGTCTGGAATATCTGAAGAAGTCATTTTCCAGCCGGTATGGTTCCCCAGACCAAGCTGCTTCCTCTCTGCCGTTGACAAAGCGTTGGCTTTTTAGTGTTCGTGGAGAGGCGGAGaaggagtgggatgaacataAAGATGCTCTTTCTGCTGTCACAAATAACAACCCTGGATCATCAGGCCTCCCTTCAACCACCATGCGAACTGGGGGCAATGTCCCCTCTGTCTCAAAAGTCAATGCCCCTTCGTCGGCATTTCCAG GTATTGAACTGTCAGAGTGCAAAGGAGAAACTGTGGATCTTCTTGTTCGTCTTGGCCTCTTAAAAATGGTGAGCGAAATTGGGGGTCTTACTTTAGAAACTATCCCCGAAACATTTCAACTCAACCTCACCAGGCTGAGAGCTATTCAATCCCAAATCCAGAAAATCATTCTAGTCTCCATCAG TGTGTTGATCCTTCAGCAAACACTTGCAAGCCATAAAGCATCTGACGTGGAGACCATTACATGGACCTGCATTAACCGACTCTACGAGATGTTAGATGCGAAACCCGATGCGGGTCTTTCAGAAATCATGGAAACATTCTCCGAGCTTCTTGATTCTGGCGATGCAGAGACGAAGAAACAAGTGATTGCAAACATGCTTGTGAAAAGCTTACAGGCGGGAGACCCAGTGTTCACACGTGTGTCACAGACCATATACCTAGCGACACGAGCCGCAGTTATGGCGGGTAACAACACGAAGAGAAAGCAATTGGTGGAAACAATGCTAAGAAGAATCGGAGCAGCTTCTCTCGCGGACAAGGTGATAGAGGTTTCAGACATTCTGGTTCTCGTGGCGAACGTTTCGCGTAGTGTCCATGGATTGTGGTACGAGGAATTGCTGAAGAAACCGAATTTTAATTGA